From the genome of Perca fluviatilis chromosome 1, GENO_Pfluv_1.0, whole genome shotgun sequence, one region includes:
- the palb2 gene encoding partner and localizer of BRCA2 isoform X1, with translation MDTPAVPLTSWMLGPSEQIAEQCKDNMHCEEQLRTTLHCDDKEKLRRKLALLQREYLRTAERLQRAERLDAVRKPVGSRISQQDQRDPEVPSNPCPHPSSLILNTTNGTAPRIAQCQRHTGGPADLDNSDAACPQTPDPSHDTAKGHRSTPTLRLRSQRSRLRWERRSAVRGTDDNREEGRSQSERMETVRTEGSGERVKMEGTEVENESEELFSCTDAESPSLLLPHWNSSGQTETGDIAGKEIRGRQKQREKETELRVDGKIESESTSLLLTCWNPAIHTEGTEQDITQNGKNKETEEGEENRITRGQTDVRLCEDSSNKDTEKNAAEEIESEKLHDKTAEIKEEKRELIEGEHDVKGVGLLDSCTLVEGLLFPAEYYVRTTRRMTFSQSQPDMQAVILSQLSVGRHRRGRGLNRRAHNPERSGQHAGTGLSSPATAPVDTRMESQSADTSAELNSQSSSEISDQISASCHQVDVDACLSPTVTTARPARGGRKRRGRGRGRPQTPRCSIDTHRLGLGHTSHNPQPTSSPLSSSSSLHGADGPKPRLTPGEAVPMQDDPQSVSVLSTATQPSSGVDGAQVSSASAQHLEKVFPIFLKSSDATNGSTQMSRSAASLQSLLLPSSSPAQTPLFPLPCLSPGPLVNKLMNFDITQDFHLPDDQFASLKLHKLRQVALDSGVEYFTSPSHNSRRSSRRSDTQSSSDTMMPLPLALSLTPTIAISPHPTEPEQAATRPVDFQNLSREHKHEEKLTSQSLTEGSAEQVCQAHTASTESVPVVQDCAADCVDQYVEQDTAVLNTPSQSSVSASNAHRTVDHPVKPQPHINFADRPAGKVNDYVIGCSDELQIKESFVISSEEQTVCPGVVHPLEDQRSTNHHTEDKAIIETLSLDCPVQKSPEEPSNSRTAVQLCKNSEAPGESPAQHLNAATDSLETTTSPPRDRLVGNKSPDSTRVLSQLLLSPPLASEACPFITPHLPSSAPPYSPPLPSLGLTPHPPLTSSPTAPPLTLAPRLSPSTQALSPPALCPCPSLLSSRPTTSPAGRIQASPVPLCTDDRRVEPPTAVSSIQPQGSSGQVGLRTEETAEEHVTRCTHTLKAPAGGCLVDACCLPGSSGHVCVVAAGKWAVCLWSQTSASDWSLTHTWAFNEPVISVFPVPDAAGLICVTLGQLEIREVRMLSCSSLLQVQLCEGVVQTVVGASKSRVVSSSHSASGSTLQVFTLSDSGSTWNSQTLLCPGVCVGALAPVDGLSDALIGTDEGGNLFVWNLKTGQQLRRIILGDGLSHTSCLRGYSYCGVLFVLLQHQLLSSLEEEAKDQMCSKEERKKTALFSLVAVNPLSGKSVLATRLHPPKAWSGRLCEADVHSSSVVGLSQSGCVCVWDLGQRATSRMVWAPEREGWQLARWGGGGTLVTGHHNGDVTLHCYSASQANLCRQRCLLLSNQNVVLS, from the exons ATGGACACACCGGCGGTGCCACT cACGTCCTGGATGTTAGGGCCGAGTGAGCAGATTGCAGAACAGTGTAAAGATAACATGCACTGTGAGGAGCAGCTGAGGACCACGCTACACTGTGATGATAAGGAAAag CTTCGTAGGAAGTTGGCACTGTTACAGAGGGAGTACCTCAGGACAGCTGAGAGGCTACAG CGTGCTGAGCGTTTGGACGCAGTGCGGAAACCTGTGGGGAGCAGGATCAGTCAGCAGGACCAGAGAGACCCAGAGGTGCCATCCAACCCCTGTCCCCACCCATCTTCATTGATACTGAACACCACCAATGGGACAGCCCCAAGAATAGCTCAGTGCCAGAGACACACTGGAG GTCCAGCAGATTTGGATAACTCTGATGCTGCTTGCCCACAAACCCCAGATCCCAGCCATGACACAGCTAAAGGTCACAGATCCACTCCCACCCTGCGCCTCAGGTCTCAGCGCAGCCGCTTGCGCTGGGAAAGGAGGAGTGCTGTCAGGGGCACAGATGACAACAGGGAGGAAGGACGGAGCCAGAGTGAAAGGATGGAGACTGTTAGAACAGAAGGAAGTGGCGAGAGAGTCAAAATGGAGGGAACCGAGGTGGAGAATGAAAGTGAAGAGCTATTTTCTTGTACAGACGCTGAATCTCCGTCTCTGCTGCTTCCACACTGGAACTCTAGTGGTCAAACTGAAACGGGAGATATTGCGGGTAAAGAGATACGAGGCCGACAAAAACAAAGGGAAAAAGAGACGGAGTTGAGAGTGGATGGGAAAATAGAATCGGAGTCAACCTCTTTATTGCTCACATGTTGGAACCCTGCTATACACACTGAAGGAACGGAACAAGATATCacacaaaatggaaaaaataaggagacagaggaaggagaggaaaataGGATTACTAGAGGGCAGACGGATGTAAGGCTGTGTGAAGACAGCagtaataaagacactgaaaaaaatgcagCAGAGGAAATAGAAAGTGAAAAACTTCATGATAAGACAGctgaaataaaagaagaaaaaagggagTTGATTGAAGGAGAGCATGATGTAAAGGGTGTGGGTCTCCTGGACTCCTGTACCCTGGTGGAAGGACTACTTTTCCCAGCGGAGTACTACGTTCGAACCACAAGACGTATGACATTTTCACAGAGTCAGCCTGACATGCAGGCCGTTATACTTTCCCAGCTCAGCGTTGGACGACATCGCCGCGGCAGAGGATTGAACAGGCGCGCACACAACCCTGAACGATCAGGTCAACACGCTGGGACGGGTTTGTCCTCACCGGCGACTGCACCTGTAGATACCCGCATGGAATCCCAGTCTGCTGACACATCTGCTGAGCTGAACAGTCAGAGCTCCAGTGAGATTTCAGATCAAATCTCAGCTTCATGTCATCAGGTCGACGTTGATGCTTGTCTTTCTCCTACGGTCACCACTGCTCGTCCAGCAAGAGGCGGGAGGAAGAGAAGGGGTCGGGGCAGAGGGAGACCTCAGACCCCACGATGCTCTATAGACACCCATCGACTAGGCCTCGGACACACCTCCCACAATCCCCAGCCAACCAGCTCCCCGCTCTCTTCCTCCTCGTCTCTCCATGGAGCTGATGGCCCAAAGCCACGCCTCACTCCGGGAGAAGCTGTCCCAATGCAGGACGACCCCCAGTCTGTGTCTGTCCTCAGCACAGCCACACAGCCTTCCTCTGGAGTTGATGGAGCTCAGGTCAGCTCTGCCTCTGCACAGCATCTGGAAAAGGTCTTTCCCATCTTTCTAAAGAGCAGCGACGCGACCAACGGATCCACACAGATGAGTAGAA GTGCAGCAAGCTTGCAATCTCTCCTCTTGCCCTCCTCTTCACCTGCCCAAACTCCTCTGTTTCCTCTCCCCTGTCTGTCCCCCGGCCCACTGGTCAACAAGCTGATGAACTTTGACATTACGCAAGATTTCCATCTCCCCGATGACCAGTTTGCTTCCCTAAAGCTGCACAAACTCCGCCAAGTTGCTCTGGATTCAGGAGTTGAATATTTTACATCGCCTTCTCACAACTCGCGCAGGAGCAGCCGGCGCTCTGACACCCAGAGCAGCAGTGACACAATGATGCCTCTTCCACTCGCGCTTAGCCTCACGCCCACAATCGCCATCTCACCCCACCCCACTGAACCAGAACAAGCTGCTACACGGCCTGTAGACTTCCAGAACTTGTCAAGAGAGCACAAGCATGAAGAAAAATTGACAAGCCAGTCCTTAACTGAGGGGTCAGCCGAACAAGTGTGTCAGGCTCACACCGCCTCGACAGAATCTGTGCCTGTGGTTCAAGACTGTGCTGCCGACTGTGTCGATCAATACGTAGAGCAAGATACTGCCGTTCTGAATACTCCAAGCCAGAGTAGCGTCTCAGCCAGCAACGCACACAGAACTGTTGACCACCCTGTCAAACCACAGCCTCACATCAACTTTGCAGACAGACCTGCAGGCAAAGTGAATGATTATGTCATCGGGTGCTCAGATGAACTTCAAATAAAAGAGTCTTTCGTCATTTCATCAGAGGAACAAACTGTCTGTCCCGGTGTAGTCCATCCTTTGGAGGATCAGAGGTCTACAAACCACCACACAGAAGACAAAGCTATCATTGAGACTCTCTCCTTAGATTGCCCTGTACAGAAAAGCCCTGAGGAACCTTCTAACAGCCGCACTGCTGTACAGTTGTGTAAGAACAGTGAAGCTCCAGGGGAGTCTCCTGCGCAGCATCTGAATGCTGCCACAGATTCACTTGAAACCACCACAAGTCCTCCCAGAGACAGACTGGTGGGAAATAAAAGTCCAGACTCCACAAGAGTGCTCTCTCAGCTCCTGTTGAGCCCTCCTCTGGCATCAGAAGCCTGCCCCTTCATCACCCCACACCTGccctcctctgctcctcccTACAGCCCCCCACTACCATCCCTAGGactcaccccccacccccctctgaCCTCCTCACCCACTGCCCCACCTCTCACCCTGGCTCCCCGCCTTAGCCCGTCCACCCAGGCCCTCTCCCCTCCAGCTCTCTGTCCTTGTCCGTCCCTCCTCTCTAGCCGGCCCACCACCTCCCCCGCCGGTCGGATCCAGGCTTCACCCGTGCCGTTGTGTACAGATGATCGGAGGGTTGAACCACCTACGGCAGTTTCCAGCATCCAGCCGCAGGGCTCCAGTGGGCAGGTGGGCCTGAGAACAGAGGAGACCGCGGAGGAACACGTGacgagatgcacacacacactgaag gccCCAGCAGGCGGCTGTCTGGTGGATGCATGCTGCCTGCCCGGATCCTCAGGCCATGTGTGTGTCGTAGCAGCCGGAAAGTGGGCCGTGTGTCTCTGGAGTCAGACTTCCGCTTCTGATTGGAGTTTAACACACACCTGGGCCTTCAATGAG CCAGTGATCAGTGTGTTTCCTGTCCCGGATGCTGCTGGGCTGATCTGTGTGACTCTGGGTCAGTTGGAAATCAGAGAAGTGAG GATGCTGTCGTGCTCCAGCCTCTTGCAAGTGCAGCTGTGTGAGGGCGTCGTCCAGACTGTTGTGGGTGCGTCTAAGTCCAGAGTTGTTAGCTCCTCCCACTCAGCGTCTGGTTCCACCCTGCAGGTGTTTACGCTGTCAGACAGTGGCAG caCATGGAACTCCCAGACTCTCTTGTGTCCTGGCGTTTGTGTCGGGGCCCTCGCTCCAGTGGACGGACTTTCAGATGCTCTGATCGGCACAGATGAGGGCGGAAACCTCTTCGTCTG GAATTTAAAGACTGGACAGCAGCTGCGGAGAATTATCCTCGGAGATGGTTTatcacacacttcctgtctcagAGGATACTCTTACTGT GGAGTGTTGTTTGTCCTGCTGCAGCATCAGTTGCTCAGCTCTCTGGAGGAAGAAGCCAAAGATCAAATGTGTTcaaaagaggaaaggaagaagaCCGCCCTGTTCTCTTTGGTCGCCGTTAACCCTCTGAGTGGAAAATCTGTCCTGGCTACTCGGCTGCATCCACCCAAAGCCTGGTCTGGCAG GCTGTGTGAAGCTGATGTTCACAGCTCCAGCGTGGTTGGCCTGAGTCagagtggctgtgtgtgtgtgtgggacctCGGGCAGCGGGCGACCTCCAGGATGGTGTGGGCTCCTGAGCGCGAAGGCTGGCAGCTGGCTCGATGGGGGGGCGGAGGTACGTTGGTGACTGGACATCACAACGGAGACGTTACTCTACACTGTTACAGTGCGAGTCAGGCTAACCTCTGCCGTCAACGCTGCTTACTTTTATCAAATCAGAATGTCGTTTTGTCATAA
- the palb2 gene encoding partner and localizer of BRCA2 isoform X2, whose protein sequence is MDTPAVPLTSWMLGPSEQIAEQCKDNMHCEEQLRTTLHCDDKEKLRRKLALLQREYLRTAERLQRAERLDAVRKPVGSRISQQDQRDPEVPSNPCPHPSSLILNTTNGTAPRIAQCQRHTGGPADLDNSDAACPQTPDPSHDTAKGHRSTPTLRLRSQRSRLRWERRSAVRGTDDNREEGRSQSERMETVRTEGSGERVKMEGTEVENESEELFSCTDAESPSLLLPHWNSSGQTETGDIAGKEIRGRQKQREKETELRVDGKIESESTSLLLTCWNPAIHTEGTEQDITQNGKNKETEEGEENRITRGQTDVRLCEDSSNKDTEKNAAEEIESEKLHDKTAEIKEEKRELIEGEHDVKGVGLLDSCTLVEGLLFPAEYYVRTTRRMTFSQSQPDMQAVILSQLSVGRHRRGRGLNRRAHNPERSGQHAGTGLSSPATAPVDTRMESQSADTSAELNSQSSSEISDQISASCHQVDVDACLSPTVTTARPARGGRKRRGRGRGRPQTPRCSIDTHRLGLGHTSHNPQPTSSPLSSSSSLHGADGPKPRLTPGEAVPMQDDPQSVSVLSTATQPSSGVDGAQVSSASAQHLEKVFPIFLKSSDATNGSTQMSRSAASLQSLLLPSSSPAQTPLFPLPCLSPGPLVNKLMNFDITQDFHLPDDQFASLKLHKLRQVALDSGVEYFTSPSHNSRRSSRRSDTQSSSDTMMPLPLALSLTPTIAISPHPTEPEQAATRPVDFQNLSREHKHEEKLTSQSLTEGSAEQVCQAHTASTESVPVVQDCAADCVDQYVEQDTAVLNTPSQSSVSASNAHRTVDHPVKPQPHINFADRPAGKVNDYVIGCSDELQIKESFVISSEEQTVCPGVVHPLEDQRSTNHHTEDKAIIETLSLDCPVQKSPEEPSNSRTAVQLCKNSEAPGESPAQHLNAATDSLETTTSPPRDRLVGNKSPDSTRVLSQLLLSPPLASEACPFITPHLPSSAPPYSPPLPSLGLTPHPPLTSSPTAPPLTLAPRLSPSTQALSPPALCPCPSLLSSRPTTSPAGRIQASPVPLCTDDRRVEPPTAVSSIQPQGSSGQVGLRTEETAEEHVTRCTHTLKAPAGGCLVDACCLPGSSGHVCVVAAGKWAVCLWSQTSASDWSLTHTWAFNEPVISVFPVPDAAGLICVTLGQLEIREVRMLSCSSLLQVQLCEGVVQTVVGASKSRVVSSSHSASGSTLQVFTLSDSGSTWNSQTLLCPGVCVGALAPVDGLSDALIGTDEGGNLFVCFIRVS, encoded by the exons ATGGACACACCGGCGGTGCCACT cACGTCCTGGATGTTAGGGCCGAGTGAGCAGATTGCAGAACAGTGTAAAGATAACATGCACTGTGAGGAGCAGCTGAGGACCACGCTACACTGTGATGATAAGGAAAag CTTCGTAGGAAGTTGGCACTGTTACAGAGGGAGTACCTCAGGACAGCTGAGAGGCTACAG CGTGCTGAGCGTTTGGACGCAGTGCGGAAACCTGTGGGGAGCAGGATCAGTCAGCAGGACCAGAGAGACCCAGAGGTGCCATCCAACCCCTGTCCCCACCCATCTTCATTGATACTGAACACCACCAATGGGACAGCCCCAAGAATAGCTCAGTGCCAGAGACACACTGGAG GTCCAGCAGATTTGGATAACTCTGATGCTGCTTGCCCACAAACCCCAGATCCCAGCCATGACACAGCTAAAGGTCACAGATCCACTCCCACCCTGCGCCTCAGGTCTCAGCGCAGCCGCTTGCGCTGGGAAAGGAGGAGTGCTGTCAGGGGCACAGATGACAACAGGGAGGAAGGACGGAGCCAGAGTGAAAGGATGGAGACTGTTAGAACAGAAGGAAGTGGCGAGAGAGTCAAAATGGAGGGAACCGAGGTGGAGAATGAAAGTGAAGAGCTATTTTCTTGTACAGACGCTGAATCTCCGTCTCTGCTGCTTCCACACTGGAACTCTAGTGGTCAAACTGAAACGGGAGATATTGCGGGTAAAGAGATACGAGGCCGACAAAAACAAAGGGAAAAAGAGACGGAGTTGAGAGTGGATGGGAAAATAGAATCGGAGTCAACCTCTTTATTGCTCACATGTTGGAACCCTGCTATACACACTGAAGGAACGGAACAAGATATCacacaaaatggaaaaaataaggagacagaggaaggagaggaaaataGGATTACTAGAGGGCAGACGGATGTAAGGCTGTGTGAAGACAGCagtaataaagacactgaaaaaaatgcagCAGAGGAAATAGAAAGTGAAAAACTTCATGATAAGACAGctgaaataaaagaagaaaaaagggagTTGATTGAAGGAGAGCATGATGTAAAGGGTGTGGGTCTCCTGGACTCCTGTACCCTGGTGGAAGGACTACTTTTCCCAGCGGAGTACTACGTTCGAACCACAAGACGTATGACATTTTCACAGAGTCAGCCTGACATGCAGGCCGTTATACTTTCCCAGCTCAGCGTTGGACGACATCGCCGCGGCAGAGGATTGAACAGGCGCGCACACAACCCTGAACGATCAGGTCAACACGCTGGGACGGGTTTGTCCTCACCGGCGACTGCACCTGTAGATACCCGCATGGAATCCCAGTCTGCTGACACATCTGCTGAGCTGAACAGTCAGAGCTCCAGTGAGATTTCAGATCAAATCTCAGCTTCATGTCATCAGGTCGACGTTGATGCTTGTCTTTCTCCTACGGTCACCACTGCTCGTCCAGCAAGAGGCGGGAGGAAGAGAAGGGGTCGGGGCAGAGGGAGACCTCAGACCCCACGATGCTCTATAGACACCCATCGACTAGGCCTCGGACACACCTCCCACAATCCCCAGCCAACCAGCTCCCCGCTCTCTTCCTCCTCGTCTCTCCATGGAGCTGATGGCCCAAAGCCACGCCTCACTCCGGGAGAAGCTGTCCCAATGCAGGACGACCCCCAGTCTGTGTCTGTCCTCAGCACAGCCACACAGCCTTCCTCTGGAGTTGATGGAGCTCAGGTCAGCTCTGCCTCTGCACAGCATCTGGAAAAGGTCTTTCCCATCTTTCTAAAGAGCAGCGACGCGACCAACGGATCCACACAGATGAGTAGAA GTGCAGCAAGCTTGCAATCTCTCCTCTTGCCCTCCTCTTCACCTGCCCAAACTCCTCTGTTTCCTCTCCCCTGTCTGTCCCCCGGCCCACTGGTCAACAAGCTGATGAACTTTGACATTACGCAAGATTTCCATCTCCCCGATGACCAGTTTGCTTCCCTAAAGCTGCACAAACTCCGCCAAGTTGCTCTGGATTCAGGAGTTGAATATTTTACATCGCCTTCTCACAACTCGCGCAGGAGCAGCCGGCGCTCTGACACCCAGAGCAGCAGTGACACAATGATGCCTCTTCCACTCGCGCTTAGCCTCACGCCCACAATCGCCATCTCACCCCACCCCACTGAACCAGAACAAGCTGCTACACGGCCTGTAGACTTCCAGAACTTGTCAAGAGAGCACAAGCATGAAGAAAAATTGACAAGCCAGTCCTTAACTGAGGGGTCAGCCGAACAAGTGTGTCAGGCTCACACCGCCTCGACAGAATCTGTGCCTGTGGTTCAAGACTGTGCTGCCGACTGTGTCGATCAATACGTAGAGCAAGATACTGCCGTTCTGAATACTCCAAGCCAGAGTAGCGTCTCAGCCAGCAACGCACACAGAACTGTTGACCACCCTGTCAAACCACAGCCTCACATCAACTTTGCAGACAGACCTGCAGGCAAAGTGAATGATTATGTCATCGGGTGCTCAGATGAACTTCAAATAAAAGAGTCTTTCGTCATTTCATCAGAGGAACAAACTGTCTGTCCCGGTGTAGTCCATCCTTTGGAGGATCAGAGGTCTACAAACCACCACACAGAAGACAAAGCTATCATTGAGACTCTCTCCTTAGATTGCCCTGTACAGAAAAGCCCTGAGGAACCTTCTAACAGCCGCACTGCTGTACAGTTGTGTAAGAACAGTGAAGCTCCAGGGGAGTCTCCTGCGCAGCATCTGAATGCTGCCACAGATTCACTTGAAACCACCACAAGTCCTCCCAGAGACAGACTGGTGGGAAATAAAAGTCCAGACTCCACAAGAGTGCTCTCTCAGCTCCTGTTGAGCCCTCCTCTGGCATCAGAAGCCTGCCCCTTCATCACCCCACACCTGccctcctctgctcctcccTACAGCCCCCCACTACCATCCCTAGGactcaccccccacccccctctgaCCTCCTCACCCACTGCCCCACCTCTCACCCTGGCTCCCCGCCTTAGCCCGTCCACCCAGGCCCTCTCCCCTCCAGCTCTCTGTCCTTGTCCGTCCCTCCTCTCTAGCCGGCCCACCACCTCCCCCGCCGGTCGGATCCAGGCTTCACCCGTGCCGTTGTGTACAGATGATCGGAGGGTTGAACCACCTACGGCAGTTTCCAGCATCCAGCCGCAGGGCTCCAGTGGGCAGGTGGGCCTGAGAACAGAGGAGACCGCGGAGGAACACGTGacgagatgcacacacacactgaag gccCCAGCAGGCGGCTGTCTGGTGGATGCATGCTGCCTGCCCGGATCCTCAGGCCATGTGTGTGTCGTAGCAGCCGGAAAGTGGGCCGTGTGTCTCTGGAGTCAGACTTCCGCTTCTGATTGGAGTTTAACACACACCTGGGCCTTCAATGAG CCAGTGATCAGTGTGTTTCCTGTCCCGGATGCTGCTGGGCTGATCTGTGTGACTCTGGGTCAGTTGGAAATCAGAGAAGTGAG GATGCTGTCGTGCTCCAGCCTCTTGCAAGTGCAGCTGTGTGAGGGCGTCGTCCAGACTGTTGTGGGTGCGTCTAAGTCCAGAGTTGTTAGCTCCTCCCACTCAGCGTCTGGTTCCACCCTGCAGGTGTTTACGCTGTCAGACAGTGGCAG caCATGGAACTCCCAGACTCTCTTGTGTCCTGGCGTTTGTGTCGGGGCCCTCGCTCCAGTGGACGGACTTTCAGATGCTCTGATCGGCACAGATGAGGGCGGAAACCTCTTCGTCTG CTTCATCCGAGTCTCCTGA